From the genome of Candidatus Eremiobacteraceae bacterium:
GACGCGAGCGTGAGACCGAGATGCCGCACGATCGGTCGGCAGCGCGGCGCCTTCGGCGTCGCGGCCGATAATGATGTCCCGGGAAAACGGCCACCGTTTGCCGTCCTGTGGGCCGTTCATCGCTTCGAGCTCATACATACGGACCTGCGATTTCGGTGGGTTGCAGCCTGCCTCCCGCGGCTGTCTTATTCGGTGACGAGCCTAAGTTTATCGTCCGAAGCGGCCGAAACTGTATAGAGAAGGCGACCACCTGAAGCGCCGGAGTTGTATATTGCTGTGGATGACCCGAGCGTGAGCCAGATTCACGAATCCGACATACTGGAAATAGATCCGGAAGCGCTTCGGGAAGCTGAGCGCGTTTTTGCGCAGGGCATCCTCGACACGATGGCCGGCAAACAAGTCGTGCGCGCATCATACGAAGAGACGCGGGTTGTCGTCACGATGACCGACGGCTGCGAATACTACTTCTACGGCTTTATGGGTGAATCGCGCGGCGACTGACCAACACAAATGTAGGGCGGACCTTTATGGTCCGCCTTTTTTATTGAAGGGGGCCGACGCCAGTCGGCCCTCGTTAACGTCGTTTACGATCTACGCGCGGCGCTGCGAGTCTTGGGTCTCGACAAATCCGGCGATCGCGCTTCGATCGCCCGGATCGATGGACGTGAACGCGATGCCGTGATGGAACTTCTGCTCGTTGCGCGCGAAGAAACTCAAGACGACTCGGCCCTTGGCCTGCACCGTGCGTTCAGTTCCGGGGAGGTGGAATTTGAGGCCGACCGCCGCTCTTGGCGGCAGATCGTACGATGCTACGAGGCGCATGCCGCCTGCGCCGAGGTCGAACACCGAACCGTCGTGCGGCTGCGGCTCTCCCTCAAGCGAAAATTCGACCGGCAATGAGACGGCCACGCGGACGTATTGGCGCCTGCTCAGCTCACCGTTCATGCGGCCTAGTATTCTCGCGATGGCCGCAAGCGCCTGCCGTTTAGGCCGCCACTTGCCCAGCGCGAATACGCAGGTGATAGCGCCAAACGATCAGCACAAAACGTACGGGAGTGACCGCATCACTATGATGGACTTCACATCGCCGATCGACAGCACTTCGGGCTACTCGGGCTATGGCGCGTTGGAGCAAGAAGACCCGTTTGCGTCGCAGTCATCTGCCTGGCCGCTGAGCGATGAGGCAACGCAGCCGGTCGCCTTCCAAACGCCGGATTCCAACTATTGTTTCGGCGATCAAGACGACTCGGAAATCGCCGCGCTCCAAAGGCAGCTCGCTCGGCAGCAGAACGAGATCGACCAGCTGCAGCGCGAATATCGAGGCGGCGGGGGCACTGAGCCGCAACCGCCGCGATGCGAGGGACCTCCGCGCGGCCGGATCATGCAGCCCTTCGAAGCATCTGCGCAGCGGCCGGAACTTTAACCGGTCGCTTCAACTTCGTTGGCGGCGCTTATCGCTGCGAGAAGTCCGTGGCTTGAATCCAGGCCGCCCTGCACATACACTTCAAAAGGTTCGCGCACCGGCGCATCGCACGACAGCTCCATCGTTGAGCCCGAGACGAAAGCGCCGTCGGCCATCAGCACCGGATCTGCATAACCGGGCACCGCGCCAGGCACGGGCGTAACGCGCGCGTTGACGGGCAACATGCGCTGCAGACCGCGCGCGAACGCCGACAGTTTTTCCGGTGAGCCCAGCCGCAGCGCTTGGATCGTGTCTGTGCGCGTCGCGCCGCATTCGGGATCCACACTGTAGCCCAACTCGGCGAACAAGGCGGCGATGAAGTCCATGATCTTCAAACTCTCGGCGACTGCGCGCGGGGCACGGTGAAGTCCGGCGAGCAGCGAGCGGATCGCGCCCAAGGTCGGTCCCACGGCTGCGCCCAAGCCCGGCGCGAAAACGCGCTCGGCGACGCGATCGACGATCGCTCTCGAGCCGGCTACATAGGCCCCGGATTCCGCTAAACCGCCGCCGGGGTTCTTGATAAGCGAGCCGACCACGGCATCGGCGCCGACTGCGCACGGTTCGAGCGGCTCCACAAGTTCGCCGTAACAATTGTCAACGATGACAGCGGCGTTCGGCGCACGCTCACGGATGGAGTGTACGAGCCATTCGATCGAAGCGATGTCGAGCGACGGACGGACGGCGTAGCCGCGCGATCGCTGCACGAAGACGACGTCAGGCGCGCGATCGAGGGCGGCGACGAGATCGGCGGTCGCGGGCCGTGCTCCCGATGTCCACGGCGCCTCGTCATAGCTGATCCCCTGGCTGCACAGGCCGCGCGGATGATCGACGAGCGACATCCGCAGCGTATCGTAAGGTCGGCCCGTCGCGCTGAGCAACCGCATGCCCGGTGCGAGCAAGGCGGCGAGCGTGGCGACGATCGCCTGCGTGCCGCTTGCAAGCTGAATGCGCGCGAGCGCGGTTTCAGCATCCATGACGTCCGCTAGAAGCCGCTCATACGCTTCTCGTCCGCGATCGTGATAACCGTAACCGGTCGTGCCCGCCAAGTGACCGTCGTGCAGATCGGCTTTGGCAAACGCGCGCCGCACTTTCGAAAATACGGCGAATGCTTGTTCTTCGCGTTCGCGCCACGCCGGGAGCGCGCGCTCGATTGCCGCTTCCGCCGCATTGCCGACCCGTTTGCCGACGTCGAGATCGGCAATCGCGGCGCGGAGCCTATCGATCATCGTGGGTGTCGCCGAGAAGCCGTTCGGGATGGCGCTCCACTTCGAGCTCGTGCTCGCGGATCGCCGTGGCCGAACGGACGAGTTCTTCGGCTTGTTCCGGTTCGCGGCTGATGGATGATTCGAACGAGCGCAGAAACGGCGCGTACGCGATCGCGCCGATGATGACGTTCACCGCGATCAAGACGACGGCGCGCCAGTCGCGCCCGGTCAGAATCCATGCGCTGACGAATGCCGGCAGCAGATTGATGGGCGGTATCCAGAAGACCGTCTTGTCGACGAATCCGAACGCCATCGCGGCGTACGTCAACGTGGCGAGGATGAGCGGCACTCCGACGAACGGCAACGCGAGGGTTGGATTCATGACGAGCGGCATGCCGAAGATCAGCGGCTCATTGATGTTAGCGAGCGACGGAACGAGCGAGGCCAGCGCGAGCTTGCGGAGCCGGGCGACGCGTGAACGCAGCATGAGCAGCGCCAGTGAAAGCGTCGCGCCCGATCCGCCCGGGAAATAGAATACCGCGAGCGCGATCGTGACGATGTGCGGGGGCGTCTGATGGTTCAAGTATGCTTGGCTGTTCTGATCGAGCGCATGCAGATACACCGGCGTGATGATCGCCGAAAGAAACGCGGGACCATGCACGCCGGCGCACCAGAGCAGCGTTTGCAGCAGCACGACGATGAGGAGCCCGGGTAACGTGTCGCCGACCGCGACCAACGGCTTGATGATCGGCAAGAGCAAGTTGGCAAGACTGAAGCCTGCCGCTGCCGGCAGAACGAATAAGGCTGCAGATGCTGCGGTCGCCGCCGCCGCCGCCTCGAAGCGCGGCAGCAGCCCATAGGCGATGCGCAGGCATTGAGCGGTTACGAGCGCCACGATGAGCCCGAGGAAAATGCTCGTCGACGCGATCTGCACGATCGCAGTCCACGGATGCAGCCTCGATTCCGCCGGCAACGAGATGTAGAACGCGCCTAAGCTCAGGACGACGGCGAGAGCGCGATCGTAGCCGAATGTGCGCGCGAGACGTTCGGCGAGAAAAGCGGCGAGCGCCACTCCCATCGCGCCGAAACCTGCGCGGTATGCCGCGAAGAACGACGTCGTGAGGTCTGCTCCGTGCCCAACTCCCCAAGCGACCGCCGTCACCGCGACGAGGGCGGCAAACGACGGGCCGATCGCCTCGCGCACGGCCGCCATGTGCGGCTCGTCGGCGGCGCGGCGAAGCGCGGGAAAGAACCGCTGCTCTAGCGCGGCCACCGCCTGCTCGAATCGGCCGATGCGGCCGACGCTCAATGCGCGACGGTCCTACGCGGACCCGGCGGTGGTTGTTTTGGCGCGCACCCGAGCGCGCTCGGCCGCGTGCTCGACCAGCGCGCGGAACAGACGCCGGCTCGGCTCGTCGCGTCCGACGAGTTCCTCTGGATGCCACTGCACGCCGACGTAAAAAGGATGTCCGTCCGCTTCGACGCCTTCGATCGTGCCGTCGCGCGCTTTGGCGACGACGCGCAACCCGTACGCGACGCGGCGCAACGCTTGATGGTGCATCGTATTCGTCTCGATGCAAACGGCGTCGACGACCTGCGCGAGCGCGGAGTTCGTCTGGATATCGACGGGATGCGTGGGTTCCTGGCGCGAGTGACCGGGAGTCTGCTGATGTTCGACCGCGTGGCCGTCCGCGGAGTCGTAAAGATCTTCGATGTCTTCAAAAAGCGTGCCGCCGAGCGCGACGTTGACCACTTGGCAGCCGCGGCAGATCGCAAGCGTCGGTATGCCCTCGCGCTTTGCGACGCGAGCCGCCTCCAGCTCGAGCGTGTCTCGATCGGCAGACGATTGATCGATCGACGGATGCGGCCGGCCGCCGTATTCATCCGGCGAAACGTCGCCGCCGCCCGGAAGCAGCAAGCCGTCGTACTCCGAGATGATCGTCGCGATTTGTTCGGGCGTGAAATTTCCGTAGACGAGCGTCGGTTCTCCGCCGGCTTGTTCGACGGCGTGGCGATAGGTGGCCCAATGGTCGCGCGCCGCGGCTTCATCCATGCCGACGGTGATCGCGATTGATGGTTTCATCGAGCGAGGGATTCCAGGGAAAATATAGGGCGGACCTTTATATTATAGAGGGCAAGCGATGCTTGCCCTGCTACGACCGATTTACAATTTGCGGATGAGCGCCGTCACTTTGCCGACGATTTTGGCCTTCGTGGTGTACACCGGCTCCATAAATTTGTTCTCGGGCTGGAGACGCACTCTGCCATTTTCCAGATAGAATGTCTTGATGGTGGCTTCCCAGTCGCCGCCTTGCGTGTCGTCGGGATACGCGACGACGATGTCGCCGTTCTCCGCGACCGGCTGCGGGTTGACGACGACGAGGTCGCCGTCGAGGATGGCCGCGTCTACCATGGAGTCGCCCTTGACGCGGAGCATGAACGATCCCGAATTCTTTGCGAAGTGCGCCGGCACGCTGATGCGCTCGTCGACGTTTTGAATGGCTTCGTAGTTCCAGCCGGCGGCGACGCGGCCGACGACAGGCAGAGACAGCGTTTCTTCTCGCGACTCATTGCCTGAGACGAGTGCGCGGGGCTTGGTCGGATCGCGCTTGATCAGACCTTTCTTCTCGAGCGTGCGGAGGTGGCATTGCACGGTGCTGCTGGATGAGAGGCCGACGCGCTCACCGATCTCACGTACTGACGGCGGGTAGCCGTGCTCGCGGCGAAAATCACGAATGGTGTCTAGGATGGCTTGTTGACGCGGCGTCGTCTTGCGATCCACGAATATCTACCGCCTTCTCACCTTGTCGCCAAACGGGACAGAGGGTGACGATATTGTACGGCGGTCGCTAGGCCGACCGTCGCGCACAGAGCATCGTACCATACAGGGTCAGATTTTGCAAACATTTGTTCGAATAATTCTTGACAGCTTCCCCACCCGGCGATAAGATTAGGCCGACAAACGTATGTTCGTATCGGCCTTGCCGGAGGGAACGGCTTCCATGCTACAACGCCACAACTCGTCGCGGACGACCCTGATTCCGCTCATCCAGTTTCTCTCCCTCGTCGTGATCTTCGCCCTGCCCGTGGTCTGGGGAGCTCGCGTCTACACGTCCACGCAGGTGAGCTACGCGCACGTGACCGTGGCGTCAGGCGACACCGTCTGGGGCCTCGTCGCCCGATCGGCGGCGCCGGGCAGCGATATCGCCGAATCAGCGTATCGCGTGTCGCAAATCAACCACTTGAACCCGAAAAGCAAGCTCCACGCCGGACAGATCCTCCTCATCCCAAGATAGCGGATTTATCGCTCCTTCGGTTTGACCGCAAATCGCCGCGCATGGTATCCTGTGACGGTGCCTTGCTACGTCGGCACTGCGGCCCGCAATCGATGCGGTGCTGCGGCCGTGCGCGAATTCGGAAGGAGCCTATCACACCGTGGCACTTAGTAAAGATCGCAAAACTGCGGTCATAGATAAACATCAGCGAAAAAAAGAAGACACGGGTTCACCGGAAGTGCAGATCGCGCTTCTCACCGAGTCCATCAACGAGCTGACCGAACACTTCAAGACTCACAAGAAAGATCACGCGAGCCGACGCGGATTGCTCATCAAAGTGGGTAAGCGGCGCAGTTTGCTGCGCTATCTCGAGCGAAGCGATCTCGAGCGTTATCGCGCCATTGTGGCAAAACTCGGATTGCGCCATTAGTATCTGAAATACGCATGATCGCGCGCGTCTCGCCCTCGTAACGTCGGGCGCGGCGCGCTTTCCATATCCAGGTATACCCCTGGGTGCTTGAGAACAAGCAATCGTCGAATATAGATGTTATTGATAAGAATCTAGGAGGAACCCCTTTTGCCAGAGTCCGTCAGCCTGGAGCTGGGCGGCCGCACACTCACCATTGAAACCGGTGAACTCGCGCGCCAAGCCAGCGGCTCCGCATTTGTGCGCTACGGCGACACCTGTATCCTAGCCGCCGCCACCGCAAGCGCAAACCCCCGCGAAGGCATCGATTTCTTTCCCCTCACATGCGACTATGAAGAGCGCATGTACGCCGCAGGAAAAATACCGGGCGGCTTCATCAAGCGTGAAGGACGGCCGTCAGAAAAAGCGACGCTGACCGCGCGCCTCATCGACCGGCCGATCCGCCCGCTCTTCCCGGACGGCTTCCGCAACGACGTCCATATCATCTGCACGGTGCTCTCGGTCGACCCGGAAGTGGATCCGGACGTCGTCGCCATGGTCGGCGCGGGCGCAGCGCTCGCCGTGTCCGACATTCCGTTTGAGTTCAACGTCGCCGGCGTGCGCGTCGGCATCGTCGACGGCGAGTACGTCGTGAATCCGTCGAAATCGTTGATGGATTCGAGCACGCTCGACATGATCATGGCCGGCACGTCTGACGCCGTGATGATGGTCGAGGGCGGAGCGAAAGAGATCTCCGAGGACCAGTTTCTCGGCGCGGTCGAATTCGGCCACGAGCGCATCAAAGAGATCGTGCGAGTCATCAACGAGTTGGCGCGCCGCGCCGGCAAACCGAAACGCGCGTTCAAATTGTTCGTGCCGTCGCCATCGCTGCGCCGTTTCGTCGATGAGGTCTTCGGGGCAGAGATCTCCCGCGCTATGCGCGTCACCGGCAAAGCCGATCGTCAACGCGCGTTCGACTCGATCACGCGCGACGAAGCGAAGCGCCGGATCGTCGGCCACCCGCTGGAACACGAACTGCGACCGCTGCTCGAAGATCCGAAGAACCAGGAATTCGACAAGTGCGTCAAGGCGCGCGAGGAAGACGAGCTGCGCGTCATGGTCGTGGACGAAGGTGTTCGGCCGGACGGACGCCGCTTGAATGAGATCCGCCCGATCACGTGCCGCACCACGATCGTGCCGCGCACGCACGGCTCCGGGCTGTTCACGCGAGGCGAAACGCAGATATTCACGGCTGCGACCCTCGGCTCCATTTCAGACGAACAGCGCATCGATGGGCTAGGCCCACAGACGTTCAAACGCTACATGCATCACTACAATTTCCCGCCGTACTCGGTCGGTGAGACGCGCCCGATGCGCGGACCCGGCCGCCGCGAGATCGGACACGGCCACCTCGCTGAGCGCGCGCTCGTTCCGCTCCTCCCGCCGCCGGATCAGTTCCCATACACGCTTCGACTCGTATCGGAGACGTTTGAGTCAAACGGATCGTCGTCGATGGGCTCGGTGTGCGCGAGCACGCTCGCGCTCATGGATGCCGGTGTGCCGCTGCCGAAACACGTGGGCGGCATCGCGATGGGTCTCATCCTCAAAGATGGACGCGCTGGTATTCTCTCGGACATCCAGGGGCTCGAGGACGCGCTCGGCGAGATGGACTTCAAAGTCGCCGGCACCGTCGACGGCATCACCGCCGTGCAGATGGACATCAAGGTGCAAGGCATCACGATCGATGTCATGCGCCGCGCGATGGAGCAGGCGCGCGACGGACGCATCTTCATCATCGGCAAGCTGCGCGAGACGATCGCTCAGCCGCGGCGCGGTCTCTCCGCGTTCGCACCGCGCATGTACGTGCTCGAGATCAATCCCGAGAAGATCAAAGACGTCATCGGGCCAGGCGGCAAAGTCATCAATAAGATCGTCGCCGATACCGGCGTGAAGATCGATATCGAAAACGACGGCCGGGTCTTCATCGCGGCGCCCGATGGCGAGAGCGGCGAGAAGGCCAAGAAGATCGTCGAGGATCTCGTCCGCGACGTCGAGGTCGGAGCGGTCTACACCGGCGTGGTGAAGCGCATCATGAACTTCGGTGCGTTCGTACAAATACTGCCCGGCAAAGAAGGCCTCGTGCATATCTCGCAGTTGGCGGAACATCGCGTCAACCGCGTGGAAGACGAAGTCAACTTAGGCGACACGCTGACCGTCAAGGTCCGCGAGATCGACAGCCAAGGACGCGTGAATCTTTCGCGCGTGCTGACGGGCGAGAACTCGCACTCGCATTAACACCGAACCCTTATCTGAAGGGGCCGACGCCAGTCGGCCCTCTTGTCCGAAGGGGCCGACGCCAGTCGGCCCTCTTTTTTTTGCATGACTCTCCCGCCGCATACGCGTAATTTGTCATCCGTGACAGACTTTCGGCACGCGATGCGCCACGCAGCGGTACTTTTCTTGGTATCAGCCGCAGTTGCCATCGGCGCGTGCGCGAGCAAAGCGCCACCGGCATGCTGCGCAACGCTTGGCTACACTCGGGCGCAGGTCGAAGCCGTCCTCGGCTCACCTTCTCCGCCGCAAAGTTCGAAGTACCATCCGCTTCCGTCGCCGCCGCCCGGCACGGCGATCTACACGACCGAGCACGGCTATCTCACCGTGAAGTACGACCGCAAACCGCCGGCGATCGCGCGGTCGCTATCGCTCGACTTTTATGAAGGCAAAGACCCGGCGACGGCATATGCGCTGATCGCACCGTACCTCCCGCCCGACGCCGCCGACGCCGGCGACAAAGTCGTGGGCTCGAAATACCAAGAGCGCGCCTTTACGAGCGCGGAGTTGGGTCGCGCCGTGCCCGATAGCAAAGGGATGATATTCGTGGAGTGCGCGAGCCCGAATCCGGCACGCGAGTGCGATCGCATGGACATAGCAGCCCGGACAAATCCGTAGTAGGGCAAGCATAGCTTGCCCGCCCGATAAAACGCGTGGGCCGACTGACGTCGGCCCCTTCGGAACTTATTGCTGGGCCGACTGACGTCGGCCCCTTCTTCACAAAACGTGGCGTTACAATAGTCCGGCGGCGCGTTGGAGTGCCGTCAAGGCGATGCGAAGGTCGGCTTGTGCGCTCACATATTGGGTTTGTGCTTGTTCGTCGGCGAGCAGCGCGTCGGAGAGTTCGAGCGACGTGCCGACGCCGGAGCGAAACCGAAGCTGGCTGACACGTAAGCTTTCATCCGCCGAATCCTGTGCTGATTTAGCAGCGCCGACTTCGGCCTGAGCGGCGGCATAATTGAAGTAGGCCTGTCGCGCCTCTAGATCCACCGAATTGCCGAGCTGCTTCAAGTCGATCTTCGCCTTCGCGACGTCGGCTTTGGCTTCGGCGACTTTTCCATGCGTCAGGCCGCCGTCAAAAAGTTTCCACGTGACCGCGAGCGTCTCCGAGAGCTGCGGTTGGGGCACGTTTTCGAAATTGGGTTTGCTGCTCGCGTCGGAGATTTCGAGACCGATATTCGGAAGCGACCCCGCTCTAGCGGCTTTCACGGATTCGTCCGCGAGCTCCACAGCCGCGCGCGCAGCGCCGAGTTCCGGGCGCCGCGATTGCGCGTCGGCGGTGACGCCTTCCAGCGTGAATGACGGCGTGGCAGCGCCCAACGATTCGGTCGGCTCGATGATGCTGTTGAGATCGACGTTCAACAGATTGGCAAGCGTCGCGTTGTCGAGCGCCGCCGTTGCGTTGGCCTGGATGTCTCGCACTTGCGCGTTCGAAAGCACGACCTGTTCTCGCAATACGTCGGCCTTGGCGAGCGTGCCGGCTTTGTATCCGTCGTTCGCGATTCCGAGATTCTGTTGCGCGACGGACACCGTCTGATTTGCAATCGCGGCAGACTGCCGCGCCTCGATGAGGCCAAAATATGCGTTGGTCACGTCGCGGATCACGTCGGCATGTTCTGCGTCCAGCGAACTCTCAGCAGACGATAGTCCTGCGGCGGCCTGGCCGACCGCGGCCTGCACCGCGCCTCCGCTGAAGATCGCATAGCTCAGCGTCGCATTGACGTTGTTGAGGTCGGTCGCAGAGAAGAAGAGTTTTTTCGAGACAAGTTTTCCGCCCGGTCCGGGCGACTGAAAAATGAAAAACGCCGCGTTCTGCGTGTGCACGAATGAATAGTCCGCGGAAAGCGAGGGCACGCGCCCGGCACCGGCTTGTATGACCCGGGCCGCTGCTGCTTGGACATCCTGAGCCGCCGCTTGATATGAGAGATTATTCGTCTGCGCGATCTGAAGCGCGTCTGCGAGCGTCAACTTCATCTGCGGCGCTGGGCTTGCGGTTGAAGGCGCGGCGGACGGTGCTGCCGGCGTGGCCGGTGCAGCCGGCGCTGACGTGGCGGGTGCAGCCGGCGCCGCTTGCGCACTCACGCCGGCGTTCAGCAACGCTGCAGCCGCGATTGCCGCTGACGCGGCGAGTCGACATACGTTCACGAACACTGACCTTTCACGCGGCGGGCGGGCGCAGCCCGCCTCAAGCAGCCGACGCGTTGGCCAAATGCGCCGGACGATACTTGAATACCCGCGCCAGGGCAGTTATCTCGAATATCCGGCGCACCGGATCGTTCGCTGCGATTACGCGCACGTCGCCGCCGCGCTCGCGGACAAGCCGCAGTATGCCGATGAGCGCTGCCAAGCCGGAGGAATCGAGCCCGCTCACGGCGCCGAGATCGAGGGCGATTCTTGACGCGGCGCCTTCTTTTAAGAGGTCCGCGAGTTTCCGCCGGATCTCCCTGCCCGAAACGCCGCTCAGGTCACCCTCGACCGTGACGAGGACCTCGCCGGGATCCAGGTCGAGCGAAAAGTTCTTGGCGACTGCAATATCGACGCCCATTTTGTCCATCTCCGATTTCGCGATATTGTCGCAAATGATGTGCTGGTTAATTGTTACGACGTATATTGTTAACCGCTTTACCATCTCCTTCTTAACTGTTTGTTGTTTTCCGTTCTGTCCCGCAATAGAAAGAGCCACCCGTTGGGTGGCTCTTTGAAACCGATTTGGATCGGCCGGTAGCCTGGGATTTCTTAGAGCCGGGCGTTGATCACGGCGTCGACGCCCACCCCGTAGACCCGCTTGAACCCCTTCAAGACGTTCAAATTATCGATCGGGATGAGGGCCCGGACCTGCCAGACGCCGTTGTTCCACTGCGCGGCGAACGCGCCGACGGCTTGCACTTGGTCGATCGCGGACTGCGGACCGGTTACCTGTGCGGCGCCGACGTAGGTGGCGGAGCCGGTTTCTATGATGGGCACAACCTTCGTCTTATCTTGGTTTCCCACGTTGTTCGCGAGCATGATGCTGTTGATGAAATGGTCGAGCGGACCGGCGACCGCCTTCACGGCAAAGACGCCCGCGGCGCCTTTCACAACGCTGTTGAGCAAATTGTCCGCGCGCGCCGACATCGCGAAGGGCGCGGTTGCGATCGCGGTCGCGACGAGTGCGGCTGCGATGGTCTTTCTGTTCATGATACTCCTCTGAACGCTGCAACCTCGCGGCGTTCTGCGGTGAGACGATAGTATAACGTACCCATCTTTGCGATAGTTCCAACAGTCGCGGCGCGCGCAATCCCGCTGCGCCGAGGCTTTCCATGTTTGCGATGAGAACGGGCGAAGCCGTGTATAACAACCTCGGAGAGTTCGTCGATCGCTTGCGCCGCGACGGTGAACTGCGCGAGATATCCGCGCGCATCGATCCGCGTTACGAGATCACCGAGATCGCCGACCGATGTGTGAAGAGCGCCGGCGGTGGTCCCGCGCTTTTGTTCACGAACGTCGTCGGTTCACGCTACCCCGTTCTCATCAACGCGTTCGCAAGCGAGCGCCGCATGGCACTTGCCCTTGGCGTGCAAGCGCTCGACGAGCTTGCCGGCAAGGTCAGCGGTCTTTTGAAATTCGTGCAGCCGGGCGCGCTCGATGACAAATTCGGTCTGCTGCTCGGGCTCAAAGACCTCGCATCGATCTTTCCTAAGACCGTGCGCTCAGGCGCGTGCCAGGAAGTCATCGCGGAAGGTGCCGACGTCGATCTTTCCACGATTCCGGTGATCACGTGTTGGCCGCTCGACGCCGGCCCGTTCATCACGCTCCCGCTCGTCTTCACGAAAAACCCGGCGACCGGCGCGCAGAATATCGGCATCTACCGCATGCAGGTCTACGATCGCAATACCACCGGCATGCATTGGCAGCGGCACAAACACGGCCGCGAACATCAGGACGCCGCGGGCCCGAGCGCGCGCATGCCGGTGGCGGCCGTCATCGGCGCAGATCCGGCGGTGGTCTACTCGGCATCCGCGCCTTTGCCGGCGGGCGTCGATGAAATGCTCCTTGCGGGATTCTTGCGCG
Proteins encoded in this window:
- a CDS encoding menaquinone biosynthesis decarboxylase, producing the protein MFAMRTGEAVYNNLGEFVDRLRRDGELREISARIDPRYEITEIADRCVKSAGGGPALLFTNVVGSRYPVLINAFASERRMALALGVQALDELAGKVSGLLKFVQPGALDDKFGLLLGLKDLASIFPKTVRSGACQEVIAEGADVDLSTIPVITCWPLDAGPFITLPLVFTKNPATGAQNIGIYRMQVYDRNTTGMHWQRHKHGREHQDAAGPSARMPVAAVIGADPAVVYSASAPLPAGVDEMLLAGFLRGQGVRMVQCRTVDLKVPADAEFVLEGYVDNSELRREGPFGDHTGVYSLADDYPVFHVTCITRKRDPIYWTTIVGKPPMEDAWLGKATERFFLPLLRQVVPEIVDYDLPVEGGFHNLAIVSIKKRYPGQAKKVMYALWGLGHMMMLTRTILVVDHDVDVHNPRDVAWFALNNVDAGRDLVFAPGPVDVLDHAGPLPLLGTKLGIDATRKSAQEGYEREWPPDIIMSAAVKDEIDRRWVEFGFPPAGGS
- a CDS encoding STAS domain-containing protein, producing the protein MALSIAGQNGKQQTVKKEMVKRLTIYVVTINQHIICDNIAKSEMDKMGVDIAVAKNFSLDLDPGEVLVTVEGDLSGVSGREIRRKLADLLKEGAASRIALDLGAVSGLDSSGLAALIGILRLVRERGGDVRVIAANDPVRRIFEITALARVFKYRPAHLANASAA
- a CDS encoding TolC family protein codes for the protein MNVCRLAASAAIAAAALLNAGVSAQAAPAAPATSAPAAPATPAAPSAAPSTASPAPQMKLTLADALQIAQTNNLSYQAAAQDVQAAAARVIQAGAGRVPSLSADYSFVHTQNAAFFIFQSPGPGGKLVSKKLFFSATDLNNVNATLSYAIFSGGAVQAAVGQAAAGLSSAESSLDAEHADVIRDVTNAYFGLIEARQSAAIANQTVSVAQQNLGIANDGYKAGTLAKADVLREQVVLSNAQVRDIQANATAALDNATLANLLNVDLNSIIEPTESLGAATPSFTLEGVTADAQSRRPELGAARAAVELADESVKAARAGSLPNIGLEISDASSKPNFENVPQPQLSETLAVTWKLFDGGLTHGKVAEAKADVAKAKIDLKQLGNSVDLEARQAYFNYAAAQAEVGAAKSAQDSADESLRVSQLRFRSGVGTSLELSDALLADEQAQTQYVSAQADLRIALTALQRAAGLL